The following are from one region of the Escherichia sp. E4742 genome:
- a CDS encoding DedA family protein, with protein sequence MQALLEHFITQSTVYSLMAVVLVAFLESLALVGLILPGTVLMAGLGALIGSGELSFWHAWLAGIVGCLMGDWISFWLGWRFKKPLHRWSFLKKNKALLDKTEHALHQHSMFTILVGRFVGPTRPLVPMVAGMLDLPVAKFITPNIIGCLLWPPFYFLPGILAGAAIDIPAGMQSGEFKWLLLATAVFLWVGGWLCWRLWRSGKATDRLSHYLSRGHLLWLTPLISAIGVVALVMLIRHPLMPVYIDILRKVVGV encoded by the coding sequence ATGCAAGCATTGCTGGAACACTTTATTACCCAATCCACTGTGTATTCATTGATGGCGGTGGTGTTGGTGGCCTTTCTGGAGTCACTGGCGCTGGTCGGTTTGATTCTGCCCGGTACGGTGCTGATGGCGGGGCTGGGGGCGCTGATAGGTAGCGGCGAGTTAAGTTTCTGGCACGCCTGGCTGGCGGGGATTGTTGGCTGCCTGATGGGCGACTGGATCTCCTTCTGGTTGGGCTGGCGGTTTAAAAAGCCGCTGCATCGCTGGTCCTTTCTGAAGAAAAACAAAGCGCTACTCGATAAAACCGAGCATGCGCTGCATCAACACAGCATGTTTACCATTCTGGTCGGGCGCTTTGTCGGGCCGACGCGCCCGCTAGTGCCAATGGTGGCGGGGATGTTGGATCTACCTGTGGCGAAATTTATCACGCCAAATATTATCGGCTGCCTGTTATGGCCACCGTTTTACTTCCTGCCGGGGATTCTGGCGGGCGCGGCGATCGATATTCCTGCCGGAATGCAGAGTGGCGAGTTTAAATGGTTGCTGCTGGCGACGGCGGTGTTTTTGTGGGTTGGCGGCTGGCTGTGTTGGCGGTTATGGCGCAGCGGTAAAGCAACTGACCGTTTAAGTCATTATTTATCGCGTGGTCATTTGTTGTGGCTGACACCGTTGATATCTGCCATTGGCGTGGTGGCGCTGGTGATGTTAATTCGCCATCCGTTGATGCCGGTGTATATCGATATTTTGCGGAAAGTGGTTGGGGTTTAG
- the thiQ gene encoding thiamine ABC transporter ATP-binding protein ThiQ — MLKLTDITWLYHHLPMRFSLTVERGEQVAILGPSGAGKSTLLNLIAGFLTPASGSLTIDGVDHTTMPPSRRPVSMLFQENNLFSHLTVAQNIGLGLNPGLKLNAVEQEKMHAIARQMGIDNLMARLPGELSGGQRQRVALARCLVREQPILLLDEPFSALDPALRQEMLTLVSTSCQQQKMTLLMVSHSVEDAARIATRSVVVADGRIAWQGKTDELLSGKASASVLLGITG; from the coding sequence ATGTTAAAACTGACTGATATCACCTGGCTTTATCACCATTTACCGATGCGTTTTAGCTTAACGGTGGAACGCGGCGAGCAGGTGGCGATCCTCGGGCCAAGCGGCGCGGGTAAAAGCACTCTGCTGAATTTGATCGCCGGTTTTCTGACGCCTGCCAGCGGTTCGCTGACTATCGACGGCGTAGATCACACAACTATGCCGCCGTCACGCCGTCCGGTATCGATGCTGTTTCAGGAGAACAACCTGTTCAGTCACCTGACGGTCGCGCAGAACATCGGGCTGGGGCTTAATCCAGGACTGAAGCTGAACGCGGTAGAGCAGGAGAAAATGCACGCTATCGCCCGTCAGATGGGGATTGATAATTTAATGGCGCGGTTACCGGGCGAGCTTTCTGGCGGTCAGCGACAACGCGTGGCGTTAGCGCGTTGCCTGGTGCGCGAACAGCCCATTTTATTGCTCGATGAGCCGTTCTCCGCGCTCGACCCGGCGCTGCGTCAGGAGATGCTGACGCTGGTGAGTACGAGCTGCCAGCAGCAAAAAATGACGTTATTGATGGTGTCGCACAGTGTGGAAGATGCCGCGCGGATCGCCACGCGCTCGGTGGTGGTCGCCGACGGGCGCATCGCCTGGCAGGGTAAAACCGATGAGTTGTTAAGCGGTAAGGCGAGTGCTTCGGTGCTGTTGGGGATTACAGGTTAA
- the leuD gene encoding 3-isopropylmalate dehydratase small subunit: MAEKFIKHTGLVVPLDAANVDTDAIIPKQFLQKVTRTGFGAHLFNDWRFLDEKGQQPNPDFVLNFPQYQGASILLARENFGCGSSREHAPWALTDYGFKVVIAPSFADIFYGNSFNNQLLPVKLSDAEVDELFALVKANPGIHFDVDLEAQEVKAGDKTYRFAIDAFRRHCMMNGLDSIGLTLQHDDAIATYEEKQPAFMR; this comes from the coding sequence ATGGCAGAGAAATTTATCAAACATACAGGCCTGGTGGTTCCGCTGGATGCCGCCAATGTCGATACCGATGCGATTATCCCGAAGCAGTTTCTGCAGAAAGTGACGCGTACTGGTTTTGGCGCGCATCTGTTTAATGACTGGCGTTTTCTCGATGAAAAAGGCCAACAGCCAAACCCGGACTTCGTGCTGAACTTCCCGCAGTATCAGGGCGCTTCCATTTTGCTGGCACGAGAAAACTTCGGCTGTGGATCCTCGCGTGAGCACGCGCCGTGGGCGTTAACCGATTACGGTTTTAAAGTGGTGATTGCGCCGAGTTTTGCTGACATCTTCTACGGCAACAGCTTTAACAACCAGTTGCTGCCGGTGAAATTAAGCGATGCCGAAGTGGACGAGCTGTTTGCGCTGGTGAAAGCCAATCCGGGGATTCATTTCGATGTAGATCTGGAAGCTCAAGAAGTGAAAGCGGGTGATAAAACTTATCGCTTTGCTATTGATGCCTTCCGCCGCCACTGCATGATGAATGGTCTGGACAGCATCGGTCTGACCTTGCAGCACGACGACGCTATTGCCACTTATGAAGAGAAGCAGCCGGCGTTTATGCGTTAA
- the sgrT gene encoding glucose uptake inhibitor SgrT, protein MRQFYQHYFTAIATLCWLRWLSVPQRLAMLEELMQWEGSDSEY, encoded by the coding sequence ATGCGTCAGTTTTATCAGCACTATTTTACCGCGATAGCGACGTTGTGCTGGCTGCGTTGGTTAAGCGTTCCACAGCGTTTAGCCATGCTTGAAGAACTGATGCAGTGGGAGGGGAGTGATTCTGAATACTGA
- the sgrR gene encoding DNA-binding transcriptional regulator SgrR — MPSARLQQQFIRLWQCCEGKSQETTLNELAELLSCSRRHMRTLLNTMQDRGWLTWEAEVGRGKRSRLTFLYTGLALQQQRAEDLLEQDRIDQLVQLVGDKTAVRQMLVSHLGRSFRQGRHILRVLYYRPLRNLLPGSALRRSETHIARQIFSALTRINEENGELEADIAHHWQQISPLHWRFFLRPGIHFHHGRELEMDDVIASLKRINTLPLYSHIAEIVSPTPWTLDIHLTQPDRWLPLLLAQVPAMILPREWETLSNFASHPIGTGPYAVMRNSANQLKIQAFDDFFGYRALIDEVNVWVLPEIADEPAGGLMLKGPQGEEKEIESRLEEGCYYLLFDSRTHRGANQQVRDWISYVLSPTNLVYFAEEQYQQLWFPAYGLLPRWHHARPTHCEKPAGLEHLTLTFYQDHIEHRVIARIMQQILASHQVTLEIKEISYDQWHEGEIESDIWLNSANFTLPLDFSLFAHLCEVPLLQHCIPLDWQADAARWRNGEMNLANWCQQLVASKAMVPLIHHWLIIQGQRSMRGLRMNTLGWFDFKSAWFAPPDP; from the coding sequence ATGCCATCTGCTCGTCTGCAACAACAGTTCATCCGCCTGTGGCAATGCTGCGAGGGTAAATCGCAGGAGACAACGCTGAACGAACTGGCGGAGTTATTGAGCTGCTCCCGCCGTCATATGCGCACCCTGCTCAACACCATGCAGGATCGCGGCTGGCTGACGTGGGAAGCGGAAGTCGGGCGCGGCAAACGCTCGCGTTTAACGTTTCTCTATACCGGGCTGGCGCTACAACAACAGCGAGCGGAAGACCTGCTGGAACAGGATCGCATCGACCAGTTGGTGCAGTTAGTCGGTGATAAAACCGCCGTGCGGCAAATGCTGGTTTCTCATCTGGGGCGTAGCTTCCGCCAGGGGCGGCATATCCTGCGCGTCCTCTATTATCGCCCGTTGCGCAACCTGCTGCCTGGCAGCGCATTACGCCGTTCCGAAACGCATATTGCCCGGCAAATCTTCAGTGCGTTAACCCGAATAAATGAGGAAAATGGGGAACTGGAGGCGGACATCGCCCACCACTGGCAGCAAATTTCCCCACTCCACTGGCGCTTCTTTTTGCGCCCCGGGATCCATTTTCATCATGGTCGTGAACTGGAAATGGACGACGTGATTGCCTCTTTGAAACGGATCAATACGCTGCCGCTCTATTCCCACATTGCTGAAATTGTATCGCCGACGCCCTGGACGCTGGATATTCATCTCACTCAGCCAGACCGCTGGTTGCCGTTACTGCTGGCGCAAGTTCCGGCGATGATCCTGCCGCGTGAATGGGAAACCCTCAGCAACTTTGCCAGTCATCCGATCGGCACCGGTCCGTATGCGGTAATGCGTAACAGCGCCAATCAACTGAAAATTCAGGCATTCGACGACTTCTTTGGTTATCGGGCATTAATCGACGAAGTTAACGTCTGGGTTCTGCCGGAAATTGCCGATGAACCCGCTGGAGGCCTGATGCTGAAAGGGCCGCAGGGCGAGGAAAAAGAGATTGAAAGTCGCCTTGAAGAAGGTTGCTACTATCTACTGTTCGACAGTCGCACCCATCGCGGGGCGAATCAGCAAGTCAGAGACTGGATAAGCTATGTACTTTCGCCGACCAATCTGGTTTATTTCGCCGAGGAACAGTACCAGCAACTGTGGTTTCCGGCCTATGGGCTGCTCCCCCGCTGGCACCATGCCCGCCCAACACATTGCGAAAAACCTGCCGGGCTGGAACATCTCACCCTGACCTTTTATCAGGATCACATTGAACATCGGGTGATTGCCAGGATCATGCAGCAGATTCTGGCAAGTCACCAGGTCACGCTGGAAATCAAAGAGATCAGCTACGATCAGTGGCACGAAGGTGAGATCGAAAGCGACATCTGGCTTAACAGCGCCAACTTTACGCTGCCGCTGGATTTTTCGCTGTTCGCGCACTTGTGCGAAGTACCGCTGCTACAACACTGTATTCCTCTCGACTGGCAAGCCGACGCCGCACGCTGGCGCAATGGCGAGATGAATCTGGCGAACTGGTGCCAGCAACTGGTCGCCAGTAAAGCAATGGTACCGTTGATCCACCACTGGCTGATTATTCAGGGGCAACGCAGTATGCGCGGCCTGCGCATGAACACCCTCGGCTGGTTCGATTTTAAATCAGCGTGGTTTGCGCCACCGGATCCATGA
- the thiB gene encoding thiamine ABC transporter substrate binding subunit, with amino-acid sequence MLKKCLPLLLLCTAPVFAKPVLTVYTYDSFAADWGPGPVVKKAFEADCNCELKLVALEDGVSLLNRLRMEGKNSKADVVLGLDNNLLDAASKTGLFAKSGVAADAVNVPGGWNNDTFVPFDYGYFAFVYDKNKLKNPPQSLKELVESDQNWRVIYQDPRTSTPGLGLLLWMQKVYGDDAPQASQKLAKKTITVTKGWSEAYGLFLKGESDLVLSYTTSPAYHILEEKKDNYAAANFSEGHYLQVEVAARTAASKQPELAQKFLQFMVSPAFQNAIPTGNWMYPVANVTLPAGFEQLTKPATTLEFSPAEVAAQRQAWISEWQRAVSR; translated from the coding sequence GTGTTAAAAAAATGTCTTCCCCTGCTGTTGCTGTGCACAGCGCCTGTTTTCGCTAAACCCGTTCTGACTGTTTATACCTACGATTCCTTCGCCGCCGACTGGGGGCCTGGTCCGGTGGTCAAAAAAGCCTTTGAAGCCGACTGTAATTGCGAACTGAAACTGGTGGCGCTGGAAGATGGCGTTTCGCTTCTCAACCGTCTACGGATGGAAGGCAAAAACAGTAAAGCCGATGTGGTGCTGGGGCTGGATAACAACCTGTTAGACGCCGCCAGCAAAACCGGATTGTTTGCCAAAAGCGGTGTGGCAGCGGATGCAGTAAACGTTCCCGGCGGCTGGAATAATGACACTTTCGTACCGTTTGATTACGGCTACTTCGCCTTCGTCTATGACAAAAACAAACTGAAAAATCCGCCGCAAAGCCTGAAGGAGCTGGTTGAGAGCGATCAAAACTGGCGAGTGATTTATCAGGATCCGCGCACCAGTACGCCGGGGCTTGGCCTGCTGTTGTGGATGCAAAAAGTCTATGGCGATGACGCCCCGCAAGCCTCGCAGAAGCTGGCGAAGAAAACCATCACAGTCACCAAAGGCTGGAGCGAAGCCTATGGCCTGTTTTTAAAAGGTGAAAGCGATCTGGTACTGAGCTACACCACCTCTCCGGCTTATCACATTCTCGAAGAGAAGAAAGATAACTACGCCGCTGCGAACTTCAGCGAAGGTCACTATCTGCAAGTGGAAGTTGCCGCCCGCACCGCTGCCAGCAAGCAGCCGGAGCTGGCGCAAAAATTCCTCCAGTTTATGGTTTCTCCGGCTTTCCAGAATGCGATTCCAACTGGCAACTGGATGTATCCGGTGGCAAACGTCACGCTGCCTGCCGGGTTTGAACAATTGACCAAACCAGCAACCACGCTGGAGTTCTCGCCAGCCGAAGTGGCGGCACAACGTCAGGCATGGATTAGCGAATGGCAACGCGCCGTCAGCCGTTAA
- the thiP gene encoding thiamine/thiamine pyrophosphate ABC transporter permease ThiP has translation MATRRQPLIPGWLIPGVSAATLVVAVALAAFLALWWNAPQGDWAAIWQDSYLWHVVRFSFWQAFLSALLSVVPAIFLARALYRRRFPGRLALLRLCAMTLILPVLVAVFGILSVYGRQGWLASLWQSLGLEWTFSPYGLQGILLAHVFFNLPMASRLLLQALENIPGEQRQLAAQLGMRGWHFFRFVEWPWLRRQIPPVAALIFMLCFASFATVLSLGGGPQATTIELAIYQALSYDYDPARAAMLALIQMVCCLGLVLLSQRLSKAIAPGTTLLQGWRDPDDRLHSRICDTVLIVLALLLLLPPLLAVIVDGVNRQLPEVLAQPVLWQALWTSLRIALSAGVLCVVLTMMLLWSSRELRARQKMLAGQALEISGMLILAMPGIVLATGFFLLLNNTIGLPQSADGIVIFTNALMAIPYALKVLENPMRDITTRYSMLCQSLGIEGWSRLKVVELRALKRPLAQALAFACVLSIGDFGVVALFGNDDFRTLPFYLYQQIGSYRSQDGAVTALILLLLCFLLFTVIEKLPGRNVKTD, from the coding sequence ATGGCAACGCGCCGTCAGCCGTTAATTCCCGGCTGGTTAATTCCAGGTGTAAGCGCCGCTACGCTTGTGGTGGCGGTTGCACTGGCGGCGTTTCTCGCCCTGTGGTGGAACGCGCCGCAGGGTGACTGGGCGGCAATCTGGCAGGACAGCTACCTGTGGCATGTGGTGCGCTTCTCCTTCTGGCAGGCGTTTCTCTCGGCGTTGCTCTCTGTCGTACCCGCAATATTCCTTGCCCGCGCGCTTTATCGCAGGCGCTTTCCGGGACGGCTGGCGCTGTTGCGTCTGTGCGCAATGACCTTGATCCTCCCGGTGCTGGTCGCCGTTTTCGGCATTCTTAGCGTCTATGGCCGCCAGGGCTGGCTGGCATCGCTCTGGCAATCGCTTGGTCTGGAGTGGACATTTTCGCCCTACGGCCTGCAAGGCATTTTGCTGGCGCATGTATTTTTTAATCTGCCGATGGCGAGCCGCTTATTACTCCAGGCACTGGAAAACATTCCCGGGGAACAACGTCAGCTTGCCGCCCAGCTTGGGATGCGCGGCTGGCATTTTTTCCGCTTCGTCGAATGGCCGTGGTTACGGCGCCAAATCCCGCCGGTTGCTGCGCTTATCTTTATGCTCTGTTTCGCCAGCTTCGCCACCGTGTTGTCGCTGGGCGGCGGTCCGCAAGCAACGACTATCGAGCTGGCTATTTATCAGGCGCTGAGTTACGACTACGATCCCGCCCGCGCGGCGATGCTGGCGCTGATCCAGATGGTGTGCTGTCTCGGTCTGGTGCTGCTGAGTCAGCGATTGAGTAAGGCCATTGCGCCTGGCACCACGCTGCTGCAAGGTTGGCGCGACCCGGACGATCGTCTGCATAGCCGCATTTGCGACACGGTGTTAATTGTGCTGGCGCTGCTGCTGTTGCTGCCACCGTTACTGGCGGTGATTGTCGATGGGGTAAATCGCCAATTGCCGGAAGTGCTGGCACAACCGGTGCTGTGGCAGGCGTTGTGGACCTCGTTGCGTATTGCGCTGTCGGCAGGCGTATTGTGCGTAGTGCTGACCATGATGCTGCTATGGAGCAGTCGCGAACTGCGGGCGCGGCAAAAAATGCTGGCGGGTCAGGCGCTGGAGATAAGCGGCATGTTGATCCTCGCCATGCCGGGGATTGTGCTGGCAACGGGCTTCTTTTTACTGCTCAACAACACCATTGGCCTGCCGCAATCTGCTGACGGCATTGTGATTTTCACCAATGCGTTAATGGCGATCCCTTACGCGCTGAAGGTGCTGGAAAACCCAATGCGCGATATCACCACGCGTTACAGCATGTTGTGTCAGTCGCTGGGTATTGAAGGCTGGTCGCGCTTAAAAGTGGTGGAGCTGCGCGCCCTGAAACGTCCGCTGGCGCAGGCGCTGGCCTTTGCCTGCGTGTTGTCGATTGGTGATTTTGGCGTAGTGGCGTTGTTCGGTAACGATGATTTCCGTACCCTGCCGTTTTATCTCTACCAGCAAATTGGCTCATACCGCAGCCAGGATGGCGCGGTCACCGCGTTAATTCTGCTGCTGCTCTGTTTTCTGCTGTTTACCGTGATTGAAAAACTACCGGGGCGAAATGTTAAAACTGACTGA
- the leuC gene encoding 3-isopropylmalate dehydratase large subunit produces MAKTLYEKLFDAHVVYEAENETPLLYIDRHLVHEVTSPQAFDGLRAHGRPVRQAGKTFATMDHNVSTQTKDINACGEMARIQMQELIKNCKEFGVELYDLNHPYQGIVHVMGPEQGVTLPGMTIVCGDSHTATHGAFGALAFGIGTSEVEHVLATQTLKQGRAKTMKIEVQGKAAPGITAKDIVLAIIGKTGSAGGTGHVVEFCGEAIRDLSMEGRMTLCNMAIEMGAKAGLVAPDEITFNYVKGRLHAPKGKDFDDAVAYWKTLQTDEGATFDTVVTLQAEEIAPQVTWGTNPGQVISVNENIPDPASFADPVERASAEKALAYMGLKPGIPLTEVAIDKVFIGSCTNSRIEDLRAAAEIAKGRKVAPGVQALVVPGSGPVKAQAEAEGLDKIFIEAGFEWRLPGCSMCLAMNNDRLNPGERCASTSNRNFEGRQGRGGRTHLVSPAMAAAAAVTGHFADIRNIK; encoded by the coding sequence ATGGCTAAGACGTTATACGAAAAATTGTTCGACGCTCACGTAGTCTACGAAGCCGAAAACGAAACCCCGCTGTTATATATCGACCGCCACCTGGTGCATGAAGTGACCTCACCGCAGGCGTTCGATGGCCTGCGCGCCCACGGTCGCCCGGTGCGTCAGGCGGGGAAAACCTTCGCCACCATGGATCACAACGTCTCAACTCAGACTAAAGACATTAATGCCTGCGGTGAAATGGCGCGGATCCAGATGCAGGAGCTTATTAAAAACTGCAAAGAATTTGGCGTCGAGCTGTATGACCTGAATCACCCGTATCAGGGGATCGTCCACGTGATGGGGCCGGAACAGGGCGTCACCTTGCCGGGGATGACCATTGTCTGCGGCGACTCGCATACCGCCACCCACGGCGCGTTTGGTGCGCTGGCCTTTGGTATCGGCACTTCCGAAGTTGAACACGTACTGGCAACGCAAACCCTGAAACAGGGTCGTGCGAAGACTATGAAAATTGAAGTCCAGGGCAAAGCCGCACCGGGCATTACCGCGAAAGATATCGTGCTGGCGATCATTGGTAAAACCGGCAGCGCAGGCGGCACCGGGCATGTAGTGGAGTTTTGCGGCGAAGCAATCCGTGATTTAAGCATGGAAGGTCGTATGACCCTGTGCAATATGGCAATCGAAATGGGCGCGAAAGCCGGTCTGGTTGCACCGGACGAAATCACCTTTAACTATGTTAAAGGCCGTCTGCATGCGCCGAAAGGCAAAGATTTCGACGATGCCGTCGCCTACTGGAAAACCCTGCAAACCGACGAAGGCGCAACTTTCGATACCGTTGTCACTCTGCAAGCAGAAGAGATTGCCCCGCAGGTGACCTGGGGAACTAACCCAGGACAGGTGATCTCCGTTAACGAGAATATCCCTGATCCCGCTTCATTTGCCGATCCGGTTGAACGCGCGTCGGCAGAAAAAGCACTGGCCTATATGGGACTGAAACCGGGTATTCCGCTGACTGAAGTGGCTATCGACAAAGTGTTTATTGGTTCCTGTACCAACTCGCGCATTGAAGATTTACGCGCGGCAGCGGAAATCGCCAAAGGGCGAAAAGTCGCGCCAGGCGTACAGGCACTGGTGGTTCCCGGCTCTGGCCCGGTAAAAGCTCAGGCGGAAGCAGAAGGTCTGGACAAAATCTTTATTGAAGCCGGTTTTGAATGGCGCTTGCCTGGCTGCTCAATGTGTCTGGCGATGAACAACGACCGTCTGAATCCCGGCGAACGTTGTGCCTCCACCAGCAACCGTAACTTTGAAGGCCGCCAGGGGCGCGGCGGTCGCACGCATCTGGTCAGCCCGGCAATGGCTGCCGCCGCTGCTGTGACCGGACATTTCGCCGACATTCGCAACATTAAATAA